DNA from Stenotrophomonas bentonitica:
GACGCTGTCAAAGCGCGGAAGGTGATGCGTTGCGCTGACCGGCCCGTGCGGGCCGGTCAGTCGTCCAGGCCCATCGTCCCTTCGGCCAGCGGCACCCGCGAGCCGTCCAGCAGGCCGCGCGTCACCTTGCCGTCTTCGATGAACAGCAGCTCGCCGTTCTCGCCCTTCTTGATGCTGCTGTCGATGGCGATGATGCGCCCGTCGTGGAAGCTGCTGACGTGGGGCATCGAGGTGTGGCCGACCACGATGCGCTTGAGCTCCAGCTGCTTGAGCAGCGCATCGACCTGGGCGGTGTCCATGCGGCCGTCGAAGTAACCCCGGTACCAGATCGGACTGGTCTTGCCGTCGAACAGGCGGGCGGTATCCGGTGCGGCTTTCACCTGATCCTTGGGCAGGCCGACCGAGGCCTGGTACAGCGTGTTGGTGGCCTCCAGGTTGCGCACCAGGTCCAGGTTCTCCGGCGCGATGCCGCCGTGCAGGAACAGGGTGTCGCCGATCTGCAGCAGCACCGGGCGGGTGCGCAGCCACTGGCCGATCACCGAGTCGGCGCCGTACAGGGCCGGGTAGCTGCGGCCCAGCAGCTGCGCGCTCTTGAGGTATTTTGGATTGACGTAGCGCAGGTCGTCGTAGAGCACCATGGTTTCATGGTTGCCCAGCACGAAGTGCACCGCGCCGCCAGCGGCCGCCGCCTGCTGCTGCAGGCTGTACAGCAGCCAGAACGCTTCGGTCACCTGCGGACCACGGTCGAATACGTCGCCGGCAATCACCAGGGTGGCGTTGCCCAGCGACCAGCGGTCGTCGCTGTCGATCACATGGTGGGCGCGCAACAGCTTCACCAGCAGGCCGTACTGGCCATGGATGTCGGACAGCGCGACGATGCGCGGCGTGGCGGGGTAGCGGGCGCTCGTTGCCTGCTTCGGCCCTGACACGGTCAGCGGATGCGGATAGCCGCATTCGGGCAGCACCACGGTGCTGTCACCGCGCGCCGGCAGGTCGCGCTGGAACACGTGGTCATTGCAGACCCACTGCGCCTGGTGGCCCTTGGCGGTGGTGAATACATACGGGCCGTCGGCGTCCACGTGTTCTGCGGGGGCGGCAACCTCGCGGGCGCTGCCCAGCAGCGGCATCAGGAGCAGGCCGGCCAGCAGGAAGCGGGCGGCGGTGGAGCAGGCGTGGAGCGGCATCGAGACGTTTCCGAAAGGTGGCGGCTGCATGCCGCGTTCCCGATGCTACCCGGCGTAGGCGTCGGAGGACATGCCCGATCGGCCACCAAGGCATGCCGTTCGCGGCG
Protein-coding regions in this window:
- a CDS encoding metallophosphoesterase — protein: MPLHACSTAARFLLAGLLLMPLLGSAREVAAPAEHVDADGPYVFTTAKGHQAQWVCNDHVFQRDLPARGDSTVVLPECGYPHPLTVSGPKQATSARYPATPRIVALSDIHGQYGLLVKLLRAHHVIDSDDRWSLGNATLVIAGDVFDRGPQVTEAFWLLYSLQQQAAAAGGAVHFVLGNHETMVLYDDLRYVNPKYLKSAQLLGRSYPALYGADSVIGQWLRTRPVLLQIGDTLFLHGGIAPENLDLVRNLEATNTLYQASVGLPKDQVKAAPDTARLFDGKTSPIWYRGYFDGRMDTAQVDALLKQLELKRIVVGHTSMPHVSSFHDGRIIAIDSSIKKGENGELLFIEDGKVTRGLLDGSRVPLAEGTMGLDD